A genomic segment from Glycine soja cultivar W05 chromosome 18, ASM419377v2, whole genome shotgun sequence encodes:
- the LOC114395707 gene encoding uncharacterized protein LOC114395707, whose translation MAFNSKRAPISSSKALADAASWCCACLLVSLVLLCIFRDSSALHDDQGNLMRSSHVLSKPCDEIYVVGEGETLHTISDKCGDPFIVEKNPHIHDPDDVFPGLVIKITPS comes from the coding sequence ATGGCTTTCAATTCCAAAAGGGCACCAATATCAAGTTCAAAAGCCCTAGCTGATGCAGCTTCATGGTGCTGTGCATGTCTTCTTGTGTCTCTTGTATTGCTATGCATATTCAGAGACAGTTCTGCCCTTCATGATGATCAAGGGAACTTGATGAGAAGCAGCCATGTCTTGTCCAAGCCATGTGATGAAATATATGTGGTTGGAGAAGGAGAGACACTTCACACAATCAGTGACAAGTGTGGTGACCCCTTTATTGTGGAAAAGAACCCTCACATCCATGACCCTGATGATGTCTTCCCGGGCCTTGTTATCAAGATTACACCCTCATAA
- the LOC114395413 gene encoding pentatricopeptide repeat-containing protein At1g62910-like — protein sequence MMLNPTTLFPSLLFLLLFTRFYSHSPRKTLPKTPTFDDAVSTFHRMLHLHPPPSIVSLNKLLSSIMKTKHYPTVVSLCSHLDSKGTPKPSLVTLSIFINSLTHLGQMGLAFSVMAKIVKRGFGVDPFTLTTLMKGLCLKGRTFEALNLYDHAVSKGFSFDEVCYGTLINGLCKMGKTRDAIELLRKMEKGGVRPNLIMYNMVVDGLCKEGLVTEACGLCSEMVGKGICIDVFTYNSLIHGFCGAGQFQGAVRLLNEMVMKEDVRPDVYTFNILVDALCKLGMVAEARNVFGLMIKRGLEPDVVSCNALMNGWCLRGCVSEAKEVFDRMVERGKLPNVISYSTLINGYCKIKMVDEALRLLTEMHQRNLVPDTVTYNCLLDGLSKSGRVLYEWDLVEAMRASGQAPDLITYNVLLDDYLKRECLDKALALFQHIVDTGISPNIRTYNILIDGLCKGGRMKAAKEIFQLLSVKGCRPNIRTYNIMINGLRREGLLDEAEALLLEMVDDGFPPNAVTFDPLVRALLEK from the coding sequence ATGATGCTGAATCCCACCACCCTTTTCCCCtcccttctttttctccttctcttcaCCCGCTTCTACTCTCACTCCCCGCGCAAAACCCTCCCCAAAACCCCCACCTTCGACGACGCCGTTTCCACCTTCCACCGCATGCTCCATCTCCACCCTCCGCCCTCCATCGTTTCCCTCAACAAGCTTCTCTCATCAATCATGAAGACAAAGCACTACCCCACCGTGGTTTCCCTCTGTTCCCACTTAGACTCAAAGGGCACCCCAAAACCCTCCCTCGTCACTCTAAGCATCTTCATCAACTCCCTCACCCACTTGGGCCAAATGGGCCTTGCCTTCTCCGTCATGGCCAAAATCGTCAAAAGGGGTTTTGGGGTTGACCCTTTTACCCTCACTACCCTCATGAAGGGTTTGTGCCTCAAAGGTCGAACCTTTGAGGCACTCAACTTGTATGACCATGCTGTGTCCAAAGGGTTCTCCTTTGATGAGGTTTGTTATGGGACTTTGATAAATGGGTTGTGCAAAATGGGCAAAACAAGGGATGCTATTGAGTTGTTGAGGAAAATGGAGAAGGGTGGAGTTAGGCCTAATTTGATAATGTACAATATGGTTGTTGATGGTTTGTGCAAGGAGGGACTTGTGACTGAGGCTTGTGGTTTGTGTTCAGAGATGGTTGGCAAAGGAATTTGTATTGATGTTTTCACTTACAATTCTTTgattcatggtttttgtggggCTGGTCAGTTTCAGGGAGCAGTTAGGTTGTTGAATGAGATGGTAATGAAAGAGGATGTTCGGCCGGATGTTTATACGTTCAATATATTGGTTGATGCGTTGTGTAAGTTGGGGATGGTGGCGGAGGCAAGGAATGTGTTTGGTTTGATGATTAAGAGAGGATTGGAGCCTGATGTTGTTAGTTGCAATGCTTTGATGAATGGTTGGTGTTTGAGGGGTTGTGTGAGTGAAGCCAAAGAGGTGTTTGATAGAATGGTTGAAAGAGGAAAGTTGCCGAATGTTATTAGCTATAGTACATTGATTAATGGGTATTGTAAGATTAAAATGGTGGATGAGGCCTTGAGGCTGTTGACAGAAATGCATCAGAGGAATTTGGTTCCAGATACTGTGACTTATAATTGTCTTCTGGATGGTTTGTCGAAATCAGGGAGAGTTTTGTATGAGTGGGACCTGGTTGAGGCAATGCGTGCAAGTGGTCAAGCACCGGATTTGATAACTTACAACGTGTTGTTAGATGATTATCTCAAACGTGAGTGTCTTGACAAGGCACTTGCGTTGTTTCAGCACATTGTTGACACGGGGATTTCTCCAAACATACGCACGTACAACATACTTATAGATGGTCTTTGTAAAGGTGGAAGAATGAAGGCTGCAAAAGAGATTTTTCAACTTCTTTCTGTGAAAGGCTGTCGTCCAAATATCCGGACTTATAACATTATGATCAATGGGCTCCGTAGAGAGGGATTGTTAGATGAAGCAGAGGCCTTACTTTTGGAAATGGTGGATGATGGTTTCCCTCCTAATGCTGTAACTTTTGATCCCTTGGTTCGTGCTCTActagaaaaataa
- the LOC114394652 gene encoding SPX and EXS domain-containing protein 1-like codes for MKNIISPVQSAMPSPTFLWRFKVTLFLIWGLTCCKIGWDSVMRMDANLRDLFLYEVFLYYNPLLLVTMMVWLWGANLWVFLQSTVSYAKVFDLDQNHLSHKETWKCSTWMTIIVPTSMTAYLYLYSHGEVSLAASQPVLLYILVAVILIFPFDIFYLSSRYFFLRTLFRIAFPFQPITFPDFFLADILTSMAKVFSDLERSVCRMVNRQVATIAWLEADSVCGSHSVAIPIALVLPYVWRLFQCLRQYRDTKEKNCLFNALKYSTAVPVIFLSALKYHVLHEKWTTLYRPLWLLSSVINSLYSFYWDITRDWDLSGFSRIFKFNKPNLISNLLYGRQWVYFWVIGSNFVLRCSWTYKLSAHLRHNYLTVFTITLLEMFRRFQWVFFRVENEWNKITRSGVQLTEIPREEEKLLGSNIHDV; via the exons ATGAAGAATATAATTTCACCTGTGCAAAGTGCTATGCCATCTCCAACATTTCTGTGGAGGTTCAAG GTGACACTCTTTCTTATATGGGGCCTTACTTGCTGCAAG ATTGGTTGGGATTCTGTCATGAGAATGGATGCAAATTTGCGAGATCTGTTTTTATACGAGGTGTTTTTGTATTACAACCCTCTCCTTCTTGTG ACTATGATGGTTTGGCTTTGGGGAGCAAATTTGTGGGTATTTCTACAATCAACTGTAAGCTATGCCAAGGTTTTTGATCTTGATCAAAACCACCTTAGTCACAAAGAGACATGGAAG TGTAGCACTTGGATGACAATCATTGTCCCTACTAGCATGACTGCTTACCTCTATCTCTATTCTCATGGGGAAGTATCTTTGGCTGCATCTCAACCA GTGCTTCTCTACATTCTTGTTGCAGTAATTTTGATCTTTCCCTTTGATATTTTCTATTTGTCCTCTCGGTACTTCTTTTTGAGGACATTATTTCGGATAGCTTTCCCTTTTCAG CCAATTACATTTCCCGACTTTTTCTTGGCTGATATTTTAACCTCCATGGCAAAG GTGTTTTCAGATTTGGAACGTTCAGTTTGCAGAATGGTAAACAGACAG GTCGCGACAATTGCTTGGCTTGAAGCTGATTCAGTTTGTGGTAGCCACTCAGTTGCAATACCAATAGCCCTTGTTCTTCCTTATGTATGGCGTTTATTCCAATGTCTTCGCCAGTACAGAGataccaaagaaaaaaattgtctctTCAATG CTTTAAAATATTCAACGGCAGTCCCAGTAATTTTTCTTTCTGCCCTCAAGTACCATGTCCTCCACGAGAAATGGACAACTCTTTATCGGCCACTGTGGCTTCTCTCAAGTGTCATTAATTCCCTCTATTCGTTTTACTGGGATATAACCAGAGATTGGGATTTAAG TGGTTTTTCCCGCATATTCAAGTTCAACAAACCAAATCTAATCTCCAACCTTTTATATGGTCGACAATGG GTATACTTTTGGGTGATTGGAAGCAACTTTGTTCTGCGCTGCTCTTGGACATACAAATTATCTGCCCATCTCCGCCATAACTACCTGACAGTGTTTACTATCACTCTTTTGGAGATGTTTCGACGCTTCCAGTGGGTATTTTTTAGAGTTGAAAATGAGTGGAATAAGATCACGCGGTCTGGTGTTCAACTCACAGAAATTCCAAGAGAAGAGGAGAAATTGCTAGGTTCCAACATTCATGATGTATAG